A genomic window from Leptospiraceae bacterium includes:
- a CDS encoding DUF389 domain-containing protein, translating into MDSLVQVAQSLLNVRHEIDEEGTVESIKKGIDFKGGNLWSLIFAIFIASVGLNTNSPAVIIGAMLISPLMGPIMGAGLAVGIYDFPLLKKSLRNLSVAAVASIITSAIYFAITPLTEVQSELLARTKPTIYDVIIAIFGGAAGIMAGARKDKTNAIPGVAIATALMPPLCTAGFGIATGRWTFFLGAFYLFFINTLFIAISTVIFVRLLNFRRVTFVDMQTQKKVRLYIIIFAIITIIPSIYMAWTVVTEAIFKARANRYVTENFTFPNSKVLNHDLKFSARGSTIEISVIGQPLSDEIINLLEGKLDIYGLENVRLKVNQSRQTVLPQKTEDKGISKDFLTNLYKNNEELIKSKDDRIKILENELLSFKNKQRLLPSITKEISFLFPKVESFSFGDLLFSKTEDFSSVKEPTVLVKWKKKPSDSEIKTMILYLKSRLEIENLKEVSQW; encoded by the coding sequence ATGGATTCTTTGGTGCAGGTCGCTCAGAGTCTTCTAAATGTTCGACACGAGATCGATGAAGAAGGAACAGTCGAAAGTATTAAGAAGGGTATCGATTTTAAAGGCGGGAACCTCTGGTCTTTAATTTTTGCAATTTTTATTGCTTCAGTGGGTTTAAACACGAATTCACCTGCTGTCATTATTGGAGCCATGTTAATCTCTCCTTTAATGGGTCCTATTATGGGTGCAGGTCTCGCGGTTGGAATTTATGATTTTCCTTTATTAAAAAAATCTTTAAGAAATCTAAGCGTTGCGGCTGTTGCGAGTATCATTACTTCAGCCATTTACTTTGCCATAACTCCTTTAACAGAAGTGCAATCCGAACTTCTGGCCCGAACCAAGCCCACTATCTATGATGTGATTATCGCTATATTTGGTGGAGCTGCCGGGATTATGGCCGGTGCCAGAAAAGACAAGACAAATGCAATTCCCGGTGTAGCTATTGCTACTGCTTTAATGCCTCCGCTTTGTACAGCGGGTTTTGGTATAGCTACCGGACGCTGGACATTTTTTCTGGGTGCCTTTTACTTATTCTTTATCAACACACTTTTTATTGCGATTTCTACTGTCATATTTGTTCGCCTATTAAATTTTCGTCGAGTTACCTTTGTGGACATGCAGACACAGAAAAAAGTCAGGTTATATATTATTATTTTTGCGATTATAACCATAATACCCAGTATCTATATGGCCTGGACGGTTGTGACGGAGGCTATCTTTAAAGCCAGGGCAAACCGTTATGTGACAGAGAATTTTACCTTTCCGAACAGCAAGGTTTTAAACCATGACTTGAAGTTTTCTGCCCGGGGTTCGACTATTGAAATATCGGTAATCGGTCAACCCTTATCAGATGAGATAATCAACCTCTTAGAAGGTAAGCTGGATATTTATGGTCTGGAGAACGTTCGTTTAAAAGTAAACCAGTCCAGACAAACGGTTTTACCACAAAAAACCGAGGATAAGGGAATCAGCAAAGATTTCCTAACAAATCTATATAAGAATAATGAAGAATTGATAAAAAGTAAGGATGATAGGATTAAAATATTAGAAAATGAATTACTGAGTTTTAAGAATAAACAAAGACTCTTACCTTCTATAACCAAGGAAATATCTTTTCTATTTCCGAAAGTAGAATCCTTTTCCTTTGGTGATTTACTATTTTCCAAAACAGAAGATTTTAGTAGCGTGAAGGAACCAACAGTACTTGTAAAATGGAAGAAAAAACCTTCTGATTCAGAAATTAAAACCATGATTTTATATTTAAAATCAAGACTGGAAATAGAAAACCTGAAAGAAGTGAGCCAGTGGTAA
- a CDS encoding AMP-binding protein has translation MDEKIYYLLERTADRFPNKEAFLKRQEKEFKGRTFRELKTATDELIAGFIAEGIGIGEKIIFFCDSSTNWLLVDFSIICSGAVSVPRGTDVTRDDIVYIINHSESKIAIVQKEKDRQRLLSFQKETPDLKKIFILENEDGTLAKGMGTISELIEKGSFALKAEPELVQKRLETTKATDLATLIYTSGTTGAPKGVMLNQEGWIIGITKVIERTGLSSEDTGMSLLPPWHAFERAIEYAVIMLGISLVITDSKNLKEDLALFRPTLFPSVPRIWEALYNGIMAKVKRESSTKQAIFNFALHIGELWAKEKARFFGYEYSIVQPSVSSRMNKKISSGLKLIFLLPLKGISNIVFKPIHKALGGRLRISVSAGSALPGVVDRFLTALGLTVLEGYGMTETSAVISIRNAASPTPGTLGTVLSGYEIKLKNEIGEDITEKIGSMGTLWVKSKQILMGYFKRPDLNETCFDKDGYFCTGDLISLNWKKELQFSGRSKDTLVLAGGENVEPLPIEDKLLESEYIDQVMVLGNEKKTLSVIIVPNYERVMEKVTTVGNNYTSWNDNVELRKLFKTIISEQISHKNGFKSFEHIPGNCFYISPRNFDLDTEMTRTLKMKRNVILESFKKEVEQIY, from the coding sequence ATGGATGAAAAGATTTATTATCTTTTAGAAAGAACGGCAGATAGGTTTCCGAACAAAGAAGCTTTTTTAAAGCGGCAAGAAAAAGAGTTTAAGGGAAGAACCTTTCGAGAATTAAAAACAGCAACAGATGAGTTGATTGCCGGTTTCATTGCAGAAGGAATAGGAATTGGTGAAAAGATAATATTCTTTTGTGACTCCAGTACTAATTGGCTTCTGGTTGATTTTTCGATTATTTGTTCCGGAGCAGTAAGTGTTCCTCGCGGAACAGATGTCACCAGAGACGATATAGTATATATTATTAATCATTCGGAAAGCAAGATTGCTATTGTGCAAAAAGAAAAAGATAGACAAAGGCTCCTGTCTTTTCAAAAAGAGACCCCTGATTTAAAGAAAATCTTTATATTAGAGAATGAAGATGGAACTCTCGCAAAAGGAATGGGAACTATTTCCGAACTGATAGAAAAAGGAAGTTTCGCTTTAAAAGCAGAGCCGGAATTAGTTCAGAAGCGACTTGAAACAACTAAAGCAACTGACTTAGCTACACTCATCTATACCAGCGGAACCACCGGTGCTCCCAAGGGAGTAATGCTGAATCAGGAAGGTTGGATCATCGGAATAACAAAGGTGATAGAACGTACGGGTTTAAGTTCGGAAGATACGGGTATGAGTCTTTTACCGCCCTGGCATGCTTTTGAAAGAGCGATTGAATATGCAGTAATAATGTTGGGAATAAGTCTTGTTATTACTGACTCTAAGAACCTGAAAGAAGATCTGGCTTTATTTCGTCCTACATTGTTTCCTTCTGTTCCGAGAATCTGGGAAGCCTTATATAATGGAATCATGGCAAAAGTCAAAAGAGAGTCTTCTACTAAGCAAGCAATATTTAACTTTGCCTTGCATATAGGAGAACTCTGGGCGAAAGAAAAAGCTCGTTTTTTTGGCTATGAATATAGTATTGTACAGCCATCTGTATCGAGTCGAATGAACAAAAAAATAAGTTCGGGTCTAAAATTAATTTTTTTATTACCTTTAAAGGGAATATCAAATATAGTTTTTAAACCCATACATAAGGCTTTGGGAGGAAGATTACGCATTTCGGTGTCTGCCGGGAGTGCCTTGCCGGGTGTTGTAGATAGATTTTTAACAGCATTAGGACTTACTGTATTAGAAGGTTATGGAATGACGGAAACCTCGGCGGTAATTTCTATACGAAATGCAGCAAGTCCGACACCGGGTACTCTGGGGACGGTTTTAAGCGGGTATGAAATAAAACTGAAGAACGAGATAGGTGAGGATATCACAGAGAAGATAGGGAGTATGGGAACTCTCTGGGTAAAAAGCAAACAGATTTTGATGGGCTATTTCAAAAGACCGGACTTGAATGAAACCTGTTTTGATAAAGATGGATATTTTTGCACGGGAGATCTAATTTCACTGAATTGGAAAAAGGAACTACAATTTTCCGGTAGATCCAAGGACACATTAGTCCTGGCAGGAGGAGAAAATGTGGAGCCCTTGCCAATAGAAGACAAATTATTGGAGTCAGAATATATCGATCAGGTAATGGTTCTAGGAAATGAAAAAAAGACCTTGAGTGTGATTATCGTTCCGAACTATGAGAGGGTGATGGAAAAGGTTACCACAGTCGGAAACAATTACACAAGCTGGAATGATAATGTAGAATTGAGAAAGTTATTTAAAACTATTATAAGCGAGCAAATCAGCCATAAGAATGGATTCAAATCTTTTGAACATATACCGGGAAATTGTTTTTATATTTCACCGAGGAATTTTGATCTGGATACAGAAATGACCCGTACTTTAAAGATGAAACGTAATGTGATACTGGAGAGTTTTAAAAAAGAAGTAGAGCAGATATACTAA
- a CDS encoding acyl-CoA/acyl-ACP dehydrogenase: MDFDFTEEEQEFADGFRHFCTREISPYSESYEEAGEIPKTQFQKLANLGFLGLLHEKKYGGSELGYMKTMIVQEILAEACGSTFFSVGASAGLFGLPISEFGTEAQKGKYLPGIIEGSKIGCLAVTEPDAGSDVMGIKTIARKKNGKYYLSGQKTYITNAPNSDYAVVLAKLEDDGKKIGPTTFIVNTNAKGVSKGKPMKKLGLKASPTGELFFDELELSEDDILGKKGRGFKIIMDAFNRERLSLGAYSVGVMAACIAESRKFSRTRKTFGRPIYKHQSVAYMLADMRVKYEASRNLLYETAWMMDKFGGEKSKDRLIHNGFPVDLTAKTATFKLLSSTLAREVCNLAVQLHGGAGYMEEYKVARLYRDIKIAEIGGGTSEIQKQIIAHSEAKRIKV; encoded by the coding sequence ATGGATTTTGATTTTACAGAAGAAGAACAGGAATTTGCAGATGGCTTTCGTCATTTTTGCACAAGAGAAATTTCTCCGTATTCGGAAAGTTATGAAGAAGCCGGAGAGATACCTAAAACTCAATTTCAGAAATTAGCGAATCTGGGTTTTTTAGGTTTGCTACATGAAAAGAAATACGGTGGATCTGAGCTGGGTTATATGAAAACTATGATAGTCCAGGAAATCCTTGCTGAAGCCTGTGGTTCAACTTTTTTTTCAGTAGGAGCTTCTGCCGGTTTATTTGGTTTGCCCATATCTGAGTTTGGAACAGAAGCGCAAAAAGGAAAGTATCTACCCGGTATTATAGAAGGTTCTAAAATAGGTTGTCTTGCGGTAACCGAACCGGATGCAGGTTCGGATGTAATGGGGATAAAGACTATAGCAAGAAAGAAAAATGGAAAATATTATTTAAGCGGTCAAAAAACCTATATTACTAATGCGCCAAATTCTGATTATGCAGTTGTTCTTGCAAAATTAGAAGATGATGGGAAAAAAATAGGTCCTACAACCTTTATTGTTAACACAAATGCAAAAGGCGTCAGCAAAGGAAAGCCTATGAAGAAACTTGGTTTAAAGGCATCTCCTACCGGTGAACTTTTTTTTGATGAATTGGAACTCTCCGAAGATGATATTTTGGGAAAAAAGGGCAGGGGTTTTAAGATTATTATGGATGCTTTCAATAGGGAGCGCCTTTCTCTAGGAGCCTATTCGGTGGGAGTTATGGCTGCCTGCATTGCTGAGTCCAGGAAGTTTTCGAGAACAAGAAAAACGTTTGGAAGACCGATTTATAAGCACCAATCCGTAGCTTACATGCTGGCAGACATGAGGGTGAAATATGAAGCTTCCCGAAACCTACTCTATGAAACAGCATGGATGATGGATAAATTTGGAGGAGAAAAATCTAAAGACAGGTTAATACACAATGGTTTCCCGGTAGATTTAACTGCGAAGACAGCCACATTTAAACTATTATCTTCTACTTTAGCCAGGGAAGTATGTAATCTCGCTGTGCAATTGCATGGTGGAGCCGGTTATATGGAAGAGTATAAAGTAGCCAGATTGTATAGAGATATAAAGATTGCTGAGATTGGAGGAGGAACTTCCGAGATACAAAAACAAATCATCGCTCATTCGGAAGCCAAGAGAATAAAGGTTTAG
- a CDS encoding acyl-CoA dehydrogenase family protein, which yields MDFTLPEEVLDYRDMIKAFGIKHVRPSAEERDLHGTWDPQLWRKMGEVGLLGLSIPVEYGGQGASCLMTTVAHEAFGEGSLDGGLTLALGAHAIIGSMPIVLCGTEEQKKRYLPKIATGEYTSGLGLTEPGSGSDAAGSMETRAIKKGDRYILNGSKMFITNGPIGDVFIVMAVTDKSKGAMGISVFIVEKNFKGFKVGKKLEKMGMRTSLTSELIFEDMEVPEENRIEKENSGFARVGRATLEWERTVLVAASIGSMQAMLDDGVRHAKQRQQFGEPIIRFQAIQDKIARARMKLDAARLLIYKSAAKKDKGQAAPIESSIAKVYATESANEVAYDMGQVFGGYCFIHEYPVERAYRDARLGTLGGGTSEVMRSIIAANT from the coding sequence ATGGATTTTACATTACCGGAAGAAGTATTAGATTATAGAGATATGATTAAAGCCTTCGGAATAAAGCACGTGCGTCCGAGTGCTGAAGAACGTGATTTACACGGAACCTGGGACCCGCAGCTCTGGAGGAAAATGGGGGAAGTGGGTCTTTTGGGGCTTTCGATTCCGGTGGAATACGGAGGGCAGGGAGCCAGTTGTTTAATGACAACGGTTGCTCATGAAGCATTCGGTGAAGGCTCTCTGGATGGAGGACTTACCCTTGCTCTCGGAGCCCATGCGATTATAGGGAGTATGCCGATTGTACTTTGTGGAACAGAAGAGCAAAAAAAACGTTATCTTCCCAAAATTGCAACCGGTGAATATACTTCAGGTCTCGGTCTTACAGAACCCGGTTCGGGTTCGGATGCAGCCGGAAGTATGGAAACCCGTGCGATAAAAAAAGGGGATCGATATATATTAAATGGTTCTAAAATGTTTATCACGAATGGTCCGATAGGAGATGTCTTCATTGTAATGGCTGTGACTGACAAATCTAAAGGTGCCATGGGAATTTCTGTATTTATTGTAGAGAAAAACTTTAAAGGTTTTAAGGTCGGGAAAAAACTGGAGAAGATGGGAATGCGAACCAGTCTTACGAGTGAGCTTATCTTTGAAGATATGGAGGTTCCCGAAGAAAATCGGATCGAAAAGGAAAATTCGGGTTTTGCGAGAGTGGGAAGAGCTACCCTTGAGTGGGAAAGAACTGTATTGGTTGCGGCTTCTATAGGCTCGATGCAGGCTATGCTGGACGATGGAGTCCGTCATGCAAAGCAGAGACAACAATTTGGTGAACCGATTATACGCTTTCAGGCTATACAGGATAAAATTGCAAGAGCTCGCATGAAACTCGATGCAGCAAGACTTTTAATTTATAAGAGTGCTGCAAAAAAAGATAAAGGACAGGCAGCACCAATTGAGTCATCGATTGCAAAGGTTTATGCCACTGAATCGGCTAATGAGGTCGCGTATGATATGGGTCAGGTTTTTGGTGGATATTGTTTTATTCATGAATATCCTGTAGAAAGGGCTTACAGGGACGCAAGACTCGGTACTCTGGGGGGAGGAACCTCAGAAGTAATGCGGTCTATTATTGCAGCGAACACTTGA
- a CDS encoding MaoC family dehydratase, translating into MYIKGKSFEEIQIGEEASFAKTITETDVYLYAGISGDFNPLHVNEEYAKTTEFGTRIAHGGLAASLLANILGMKLPGLGTVALEVTQKFRKPVYFGDTVTVSARVAKKNERMKTVEMNLVWKNQKGEVVSKGSCVVLPPSKDN; encoded by the coding sequence ATGTATATAAAAGGTAAGTCGTTTGAAGAAATTCAAATAGGAGAAGAAGCTTCTTTTGCAAAGACGATAACCGAAACAGATGTATATTTATATGCAGGTATCAGCGGGGACTTTAACCCTTTGCATGTAAACGAAGAATATGCAAAAACAACTGAATTTGGGACAAGGATTGCTCATGGTGGCTTAGCTGCATCTTTACTGGCAAATATTCTGGGTATGAAGTTACCAGGACTCGGAACGGTAGCCCTTGAAGTAACACAAAAATTTAGAAAGCCGGTCTATTTCGGAGATACAGTAACTGTAAGTGCCAGAGTAGCTAAGAAAAATGAAAGAATGAAGACTGTAGAAATGAATTTAGTCTGGAAAAATCAGAAAGGGGAAGTTGTAAGCAAGGGTTCCTGTGTTGTTTTACCCCCTTCAAAGGATAACTAA
- a CDS encoding long-chain-fatty-acid--CoA ligase, with protein sequence MNQEDVSCPFQTIPAILSHRAGEMPDKKYLYFGDKSWTYKEFHLETNAAASALTNLGLKKSEHVGILIPNSPDFLFSWFGSMKAGFVGVTMNTLLKAEELEYIINDCDTEVLITTPQYRKMLEPSWKFLTKIKHLILTGDEVPKEYPNAILLKDIIADGDKNFSADIKADDHASMIYTSGTTGHPKGVILRHRNILYNSYIAPRYIDLQKEDTALCIMPLFHVNAQIASMMATMQAGASVVLEEMFKPRSFIQTLKKYKCTTFSGVPTIYNYLNEMKEAEGEDLSFLKACICGAAPMPVDVFHKFEEKFNAKIIEGYGLSEGTCVSSLNPINGERKIGSIGLPIDGQEMAIWDLSDKPLPDGEVGEIMIKGPNMMVGYYKKEEDNQKTFVNGWMRTGDLGYRDKDGYYFIVGRKKEMIICGGENIYPKEIEEVLYKHDAISECAIVGIPDKKYGEVVGAFILPKSGSSLNERDVKAYLRPKVAGYKFPKVIEIVNEFPKTATGKIQKNKIVEDYVGNLKVLSRVDGNLKIPYKWVYGKALAKFYNGLKEEGKIYGIICPKCKKVQCPPKAFCGVCYVECTEYLELPNIGTLETFTTVHMEFPGQPKKPPYTYGYIKIDGSNTHIYHLVDEIPEEKIEIGLRLEPVWEEKENRKGTLYDIKYFRPAKS encoded by the coding sequence ATGAATCAAGAAGATGTAAGCTGTCCATTTCAAACTATACCTGCAATCCTATCACACAGAGCCGGTGAAATGCCCGATAAGAAATACCTGTACTTCGGAGATAAGTCCTGGACGTATAAGGAATTTCATCTCGAGACCAATGCAGCGGCTTCTGCCTTAACGAACTTGGGTCTGAAAAAATCCGAGCATGTCGGTATTCTCATTCCCAACTCTCCCGATTTTCTTTTCTCCTGGTTTGGTTCTATGAAAGCAGGTTTTGTAGGGGTTACGATGAACACTCTATTAAAAGCTGAGGAATTGGAGTATATTATAAATGACTGTGATACAGAGGTTTTAATAACGACTCCTCAGTACAGAAAAATGTTAGAACCTTCCTGGAAATTTTTAACGAAAATTAAGCATCTTATTTTGACCGGAGACGAGGTGCCGAAAGAATATCCGAATGCTATATTATTAAAAGATATAATTGCTGATGGAGACAAGAACTTTTCAGCAGATATTAAAGCTGATGATCATGCTTCGATGATCTATACTTCCGGAACTACGGGTCACCCCAAGGGAGTTATTTTACGACACCGAAATATATTATATAATAGTTATATAGCTCCTCGTTATATAGACTTACAGAAGGAAGATACAGCTTTATGTATTATGCCTCTTTTTCATGTGAATGCCCAGATTGCTTCTATGATGGCTACTATGCAGGCGGGAGCTTCAGTGGTTCTCGAAGAGATGTTTAAACCGAGAAGTTTTATTCAAACCTTAAAGAAATACAAGTGTACAACATTCAGTGGTGTTCCTACTATTTACAACTATTTGAACGAAATGAAAGAAGCCGAAGGAGAAGACTTAAGTTTCTTAAAAGCCTGTATTTGCGGTGCTGCTCCTATGCCGGTGGATGTATTTCACAAGTTTGAAGAAAAATTTAATGCAAAAATAATAGAAGGTTATGGTCTTTCAGAAGGAACCTGTGTTTCTTCTCTGAATCCTATCAATGGTGAAAGAAAAATTGGTTCTATCGGACTTCCGATTGATGGGCAGGAGATGGCCATCTGGGACTTGAGTGATAAACCTTTACCCGATGGAGAAGTCGGTGAGATTATGATAAAAGGCCCGAATATGATGGTTGGCTATTATAAGAAGGAAGAAGATAATCAGAAGACTTTTGTAAATGGCTGGATGAGAACCGGAGACCTCGGTTACAGGGACAAGGATGGTTATTACTTTATCGTAGGTCGTAAGAAAGAAATGATTATCTGCGGAGGAGAGAATATCTATCCGAAGGAAATCGAAGAAGTTCTGTATAAGCACGATGCCATTTCAGAGTGTGCAATAGTCGGGATTCCGGATAAGAAATATGGCGAAGTAGTTGGTGCATTTATCCTGCCGAAAAGCGGTTCGAGTTTAAATGAAAGAGATGTTAAAGCATATCTCAGACCGAAGGTTGCCGGATACAAATTCCCCAAAGTAATTGAAATTGTAAATGAATTTCCGAAAACAGCTACCGGTAAGATTCAGAAGAATAAGATAGTCGAAGACTATGTTGGTAATTTAAAAGTCTTATCCAGAGTCGATGGAAATTTGAAAATTCCGTATAAATGGGTTTATGGAAAAGCCCTTGCAAAGTTTTATAATGGCCTGAAGGAAGAAGGGAAGATCTATGGAATTATCTGCCCGAAATGTAAGAAGGTACAGTGTCCCCCTAAAGCTTTTTGTGGAGTCTGTTATGTGGAATGCACTGAATACCTTGAGCTTCCCAACATAGGAACTCTGGAAACCTTTACAACCGTGCACATGGAATTTCCGGGGCAGCCCAAAAAACCTCCTTATACCTACGGTTACATTAAAATAGATGGATCGAATACCCATATTTATCATCTCGTGGATGAGATCCCGGAAGAAAAGATAGAAATCGGTCTTAGGCTTGAACCTGTATGGGAAGAGAAGGAAAATAGAAAAGGAACTCTTTATGATATTAAGTATTTTCGACCGGCTAAATCTTAG
- a CDS encoding thiolase domain-containing protein (Catalyzes the synthesis of acetoacetyl coenzyme A from two molecules of acetyl coenzyme A. It can also act as a thiolase, catalyzing the reverse reaction and generating two-carbon units from the four-carbon product of fatty acid oxidation) → MPVKVAITGVAQTQTKLKRKDVNFAELMGEAARIAIEDAGLSIDDIDCIISSSSPEFFCGINEPEMFATDFTFGVMKPHYRIQTGGTVGASTGITGWYMVNSGLYKNVLVISGDKLTETSVQRGLNLVYSATMGRDFAAGAPSAVACQTRAYMHRAPDAKLEHLAKIGTMMRKNALYNPNATLKLPQISEDMMMNMAWLSTPLKLLDSCPTSDAACAMVMQCEENADKNPRPKAWIQAVSTIAEGVNYVDRDWSVPIALKEAARKVYKETGIENPVEDIDVIEIYDAFSSQHLIWLEALGLCEDGNAPKDLIDSGLTRMDGKLPVNPSGGVLSNNSIGGSAMIRQAEVALQIMNRAGEHQVKDPEIGLAHGWGGAIQFQTIMLMTKEKDMQTALEKKRAKNKEKGNG, encoded by the coding sequence ATGCCGGTTAAAGTTGCGATTACAGGTGTCGCTCAGACACAGACAAAGTTAAAACGAAAAGATGTGAATTTTGCAGAACTGATGGGAGAAGCTGCTCGAATTGCTATTGAGGATGCAGGTTTGAGTATAGATGATATTGACTGTATTATTTCGAGCAGTAGTCCTGAATTTTTCTGCGGCATTAATGAACCGGAGATGTTTGCTACCGACTTCACTTTCGGAGTAATGAAGCCACATTATCGTATCCAGACCGGAGGAACGGTTGGTGCGTCTACCGGGATTACAGGCTGGTATATGGTGAATTCCGGACTCTATAAAAATGTGCTGGTGATTTCAGGTGATAAGCTAACTGAAACCTCCGTTCAGAGAGGTTTAAACCTGGTATATTCAGCGACTATGGGGCGGGACTTTGCAGCGGGTGCCCCTTCTGCGGTTGCCTGTCAGACAAGGGCTTATATGCACAGAGCACCGGATGCAAAATTAGAGCATCTTGCGAAGATAGGGACTATGATGAGAAAAAATGCTCTGTATAATCCGAATGCTACGCTTAAACTTCCCCAGATTTCGGAAGATATGATGATGAATATGGCCTGGCTCAGTACTCCTCTGAAACTTTTAGATTCATGCCCGACCAGCGATGCTGCCTGTGCTATGGTAATGCAATGCGAGGAAAATGCGGATAAAAATCCGAGACCGAAAGCCTGGATTCAAGCTGTATCGACTATCGCCGAAGGTGTAAACTATGTGGATAGGGATTGGTCGGTTCCGATTGCCCTGAAAGAAGCTGCAAGAAAAGTATATAAGGAAACCGGAATAGAAAATCCGGTAGAAGATATTGATGTAATAGAAATCTACGATGCCTTTAGTAGTCAGCACCTTATCTGGCTCGAAGCCCTCGGCCTTTGTGAAGATGGAAACGCTCCAAAAGACTTAATTGATTCCGGTCTTACAAGGATGGATGGAAAACTTCCGGTTAACCCGAGTGGTGGAGTTTTATCCAATAACTCTATTGGTGGATCAGCAATGATACGGCAAGCTGAAGTTGCTTTACAGATAATGAACCGGGCAGGAGAGCATCAGGTAAAAGATCCGGAAATCGGTCTGGCTCATGGTTGGGGAGGAGCGATTCAGTTTCAAACTATCATGCTTATGACAAAAGAGAAAGATATGCAAACAGCTCTTGAAAAGAAAAGAGCCAAAAATAAGGAGAAAGGCAATGGCTGA
- a CDS encoding thiolase family protein, which produces MRIGIIGHGITIERENLDWAVEDTVFYTVQKALQSASMSIEEIGTVIQAGDDVADGLAIQHVQTVEAAGAFQKEESKVERDGAWAVHYAIARLLSGKFKTALVVGFSKGTQCGLSAFSGMCADPFYLRPVGGDANTIAAIQAGYYSARTGLGERDFAEVAVKNRRAGMKNPRVMQGEAGDYSVEDILNSPKIASPITELNTGRTGDGCVALILATEDYIKENKLEASYITGMGLISDAYYPTYRDLSRIKSAEVAAQAAYKMAGIQAKDIQVAEVHECYAHQELMLYESLGFCEEGKSGDYVKSGKISVNPSGGVTCGNVIYASGLARLMEASLQVSGKAGEVQVKGVKRAIAHAQAGLAMQSNIVYVVEA; this is translated from the coding sequence ATGAGAATTGGTATTATCGGACACGGAATAACGATTGAAAGAGAGAATTTGGACTGGGCTGTAGAAGATACAGTTTTTTATACGGTTCAAAAAGCTTTACAATCGGCTTCTATGAGTATTGAGGAAATAGGAACTGTTATACAGGCAGGAGACGATGTGGCTGATGGTCTGGCTATACAACACGTTCAAACTGTAGAGGCAGCAGGTGCTTTTCAGAAAGAAGAATCCAAAGTGGAAAGGGATGGTGCCTGGGCGGTTCATTATGCAATAGCGAGACTTCTTTCCGGAAAGTTTAAAACAGCCCTGGTGGTGGGTTTTTCAAAGGGAACGCAGTGTGGCCTTTCTGCTTTTAGTGGCATGTGTGCGGATCCCTTTTATCTTCGACCTGTGGGTGGAGATGCAAATACAATAGCGGCTATTCAGGCCGGTTATTATTCAGCAAGAACAGGACTCGGAGAAAGAGACTTTGCTGAGGTAGCTGTAAAGAACCGCAGGGCAGGCATGAAAAATCCGAGAGTAATGCAGGGAGAGGCCGGAGACTACTCGGTAGAGGATATTCTGAATTCTCCAAAAATCGCCAGTCCGATTACCGAACTTAATACCGGTAGGACGGGGGATGGTTGCGTGGCTCTAATCTTAGCAACAGAAGATTATATCAAAGAAAATAAATTAGAAGCTTCTTATATAACGGGCATGGGTCTTATCTCGGATGCTTATTATCCGACTTATAGGGACCTTTCAAGGATTAAGAGTGCTGAAGTGGCAGCACAGGCTGCCTATAAAATGGCCGGGATTCAGGCAAAAGATATACAAGTGGCCGAGGTTCATGAATGCTATGCTCATCAGGAACTTATGCTCTATGAATCCCTCGGTTTTTGTGAAGAAGGAAAATCGGGTGATTATGTTAAATCAGGAAAAATTTCGGTTAATCCGAGCGGGGGAGTAACCTGTGGAAATGTGATCTATGCTTCCGGTCTGGCCAGACTAATGGAAGCGAGCTTACAGGTGAGTGGAAAAGCCGGAGAGGTACAGGTAAAAGGAGTGAAAAGAGCCATCGCTCATGCCCAGGCAGGTCTTGCGATGCAATCAAATATAGTTTACGTGGTGGAGGCTTAA